The DNA segment ATAATCCTTCTCCGATTGATTCCAAAACTGCAAGAAGTAAAATATTAAATCCCCAAAAAATGCAAACATGTAAAATCCCAGCATACGGTTCGCGAAGCAACTTGGTTTGTCCCAAAGCGACAGCAATAACATTGTCCATGCGTTTTTCATAATTATTGAATCGTGATTCATCAGGCTTGCCGATGCGAAGGTACAATATTAATCGGCGTACGTTGTAAGCGAAGAATGAAAGGGAGGTAATAAGAAATACAAAAAAAAGTATTGGTGTGTTCATAACTGTTTATGTTGTAGGAGAATACAAATTGAGTGCGGTTAAAACTTTTTTGTTTTTAATAAAGAAAAGAAAATTATCCTTTAAGTAAAACGAATCGTGCAGTACCATTATTGCGTTTTGCGCAATGAGATCGCTAAATACTTTTTTGAACGATTTTTGTTTATTGAAAATATGCAGTTGCTGATTCAGTTTCGGTGTCAATAGTGATTCGCTTATATTTTCGTAGTAAGAAATAATTGCAAAAGTATCGTTCTCAAAAAATTCGATTTCATCTATTATGCGATGAGAAAGAAAATATTTTTTCAACCCATGCAATCGCTCTTGTGATACTATACTATTCAACGAAAAAACTGTTGGTAATTGCAAATAGTGATATGTTTGCTCGCGTTCCGCATCCTGCGTAATGATATCAAGTTGTTGATTCTCATTTTCAAATTCACGAATGATAGTTCCCGAATGAATATCGAGTACGACCAATGTTCGTGAAGCAAAGGTATCTTTGGTAGCATAAACGCAATTATGCAGAGCGCAAAGAAACCGCAGTTCTTCATTTTTCCACAAGAGTTTTCCGTTTCGTGCATCAACTGCGTAAATTTTTCTTTTTTCTGGAAGTGAAGGTGATTTGAATTCGTGAAAGAAAATCGTATTTGCAACGACACAATCTACACTAATCCAAAACGATTCCTCGAATGCGAGTTTGCTCCAGAGAACGGTACCGCGTTTTTCTTCGATACAAAAAAAAGAAACAGTTTTTTTTTCCGTATCACGGTCTTCGCCAATTATCAACCCATTGTCACTTACCTTCATACGCCAAAGAATTCCATCGCAATGAAATTGCCAGGCGGGAACGATTTTTTGTTTTCGAAAAAAAGAAGGAACGCGAATGCTCATAAAAATGACAAGTAAAATTATGAAAAATTCGTTGAGTGTATAACGTTATCTCAAGTATTGAATTTCTTGTAAGTCTCTTTATTTCTTCTTGAAATATTACTAAATTTTCTCACAAAATTTTAAAAGAACTTATGCATTCAACTACTCGAAGAAATTTTCTTAAACAAACATCATTCCTTGCGGCAACGTCGCTTCTCCCTTCATTTTCAGTCACAGAAAATTCCGAAGAAAAAAAATTACATACACGTAAACCAATTGTCATTTCCAGTTCAAACGGAATTCCTGCGATTACCAAAGCAATGGAAATTATTCAGCAAGGAGGCGACGCACTTGGCGCAGTTATCGCGGGTGTAAATATTGTAGAAGATGACCCGAATGATACAAGCGTTGGTTTAGGAGGATTGCCTAATGAAAACGGCATTGTAGAACTTGATGCAGCCGTGATGCACGGACCTTCGCATCGAGCAGGCGCAGTTGCATCGCTTCGCAATATTAAAAACCCATCAAAAGTTGCGAGGCTTGTTCTTGAACGAACTGACCATATTCTCCTTGTTGGAGAAGGAGCATTAAATTTTGCAAAGGCGCATGGTTTTCAGGAAGAAAATTTGCTTACAGAACGAGCAAGACAAGAATGGTTACAATGGAAAGAAAATATGAGTACAAATGATGATTGGCTTCCGCAACATTCAATTGAAGAAAAAAATATTGGTGGGAATTTTGCTCCATACTACCGGAACTATGGAACAATTCATTGCAGCGCGTTGGATTCATTTGGGAATCTTTCGTGCGTAACGACGACGAGCGGACTTGCATACAAAATTTCCGGAAGAGTTGGAGATTCACCAATTATCGGTGCGGGGTTGTATCTTGATAACGAAGTAGGTTCTGCTGGCTCAACAGGAAGGGGAGAATCGAATCTGTTTAATTGCAGTTCGGTGATGGTTGTGGAATGGATGCGACAGGGAAAATCTCCGGAAGAAGCGTGTATGCGTGCGTGTCAGCGAATTGTTGACAGAAATAAAGAACAACGTTTGCTCGATGAGAAAGGTCGTTACAAACATCAAGTAAAATTTTATGCTATCAACAAAAAAGGAGAATATGGAAGCGCGGGTATTTTAAAAGGCGGCGTATTTACTTTGCACGATGGAAAGGAAGCGAAGAACTACGATTGCGCGTATTTGTACGATTGATGTTTTTCTTGTATTCTTAAAATATATACCGTGAAATATATTTTTCTCACATTATTTTTCTTGCTTGAAAGTTCGTTTGTTTTTTCCCAAGAACAGGAAGCAGTATTAGGAGGAAAGGGCGAACAATTGCAATTGTACGATAACAGTTGGGCAATACTTGTTGGCATTACTTCGTACAATGATGCATCCGTTTCGACAAGAAAATTTGCCGTTGAAGATGTTAAAACATTAGCATCGTTATTTTCGAAACTTCAATTTCCTAAGCAGAATATTATCATACTTCAAAACGAACAAGCGACGTTATTGAAAATTCGAGAGTCGTTAAATGATTTAGGTAAAAAAATCCGTAGCAATGATAGGTTTTTATTGTATTGGGCGGGCGCAACGGAAACTGCAACCGAGAAAGGAAAAGAGGTTGGATATTTGATACCGAGCGATGGGAGAAAAAAATTATTACCAACAACGAGTATTTCTCTGGATGAAATTTGTAGATTGTCAGACAATATCAGCGCGAAGCACATCCTTGTAATCATAGATAATTGTATGAGCGGATTTCCCAATCTCCAAGTAAAGATTCCTCCAAAAATTTCTTCGACACCAATCAAAACAATTATTTCTTCGCGGGGATTTCAAGTTATTACTGCGGGAAGAAAGAATGAGCGGCATTATGAGAGTTCAATATTGAACCAAAGTATTTTTTCAAAAGCAATGAAAAATGCATTTTGGATTGGTTTATTAGATGTCGACAAAAATGGTTTAATTACGGCTGAAGAGTTGTATAATTATCTTGTTCCATCGGTTTCTGAACTTGCGAAGCAGGAAAATTTTATTGTGCAACATCCTGTGTATGCAACTTCAGCGTTGTTAGATGGTCAATTTATTTTTCCGCTGAAGGGACTTTATTATTCACTTGTCATAAGAGATTTACCGAAGAAGAATACTGTAAAAGTTAACGGGAAAATTATTTCCGAAAATAAGCCGTCTGTGAAAAAAGCATACGAAAGCGGAACGCTTACATTGGAGATTGAATCTCCGGGAAAAAAAACGTTTTCAGAAATAGTAGCATTGAACGGCGATAAAACTATTGTTCCAAAACTTGATACACTTATTGAGTATTCGCTGGATACAAATCCCATCGGTGCCAATGTGAAAATTGATGATGAAAATGTTGGAACAACTCCTTTCATAAAGCGTTTGAGCGTAGGATTGCATCGTATAGAAATTTCTAAAGACGGTTATCTACCGCTTGCATTTGACGTTCACATTTCGTTGGGGCATACGTTTGATAAAAAAGACCTTGTAAAACATACTGATATTACTCTCACGATTTCCGAGTTACCCGATAGCAGTTCTGTTTTTCTCGACGGAAACGTGATTTCAAAAAACAAAGAGTTGCACAAACAGTTGTTGCAGAAAGGAATTTATACTCTTGAAATTCACGCTCCACATTATGATGTATATTCGCAAACAATCACGTTGAACGAAGATGAAACTTTGATTCCCGAGATGAAGCGTCTAAGCGAATATCATCTTGAAACTGTTCCGTCGGGAGCAACAGTAATTCTTGATGGGAAAAAAGTTGGACAAACTCCGTTTCAATCTACGATAATTTCCGGCACGCATACGATTTTACTTACAAAAGATTTGTATGACTCATTGTTTTTTACCACAGTTGTTTCCGCTGATAATCATTATGATAAAAAATATCTTACCGTAACAACAGCAATAAAAGCGACGACGCAAAAAGATACATCCAATAGAATGAAATATGAAAACACGTTCACTGATGCACAAAGAATGCATATACAGGAAGAATTTCGTGGTAGCACACCGATAACGATGCTTGATATTCACGTAAAGCCGCAAACCGCAAAATTATTCATAGACGATAGACAATATGAATTGGAAAATGGAAATGCGATTGTCAGCGTTCAGAAAGGAAAACACAGAATTGTAGTATTTAACGCAGGATATGAAATTTATGATGGACTTGTAGAAATAGAAGAAGGAAAAATTAAAGAAATAACGATTGTGTTGGAAAGCGCTTCAACGACGATGTGGTGGATTTACGGAGGCGCATCAGCTGTAATTGCAGGAACAGTAATTTTATTATACAAGAATATCATCGAAGAAAAAGTAGTTCTTGATCCGTATGGAAATCCGCCGCAATTTCCTCCGCAACCATAATAACTATTTCCTATTTTATAAAATTACAATAATGATGCTACTTCGTTTTTTCATTTCGATAATTTTATTTTTTTGTTTTTGTCGAATATCAACGTTTAGCGATACGACAACTGTTGGCGGAAATATTACAACGAATACTACGTGGAGTACAGTGAACAGTCCTTATCGTGTTATTAGTGAAGTACTTGT comes from the Ignavibacteria bacterium genome and includes:
- a CDS encoding DUF4905 domain-containing protein produces the protein MSIRVPSFFRKQKIVPAWQFHCDGILWRMKVSDNGLIIGEDRDTEKKTVSFFCIEEKRGTVLWSKLAFEESFWISVDCVVANTIFFHEFKSPSLPEKRKIYAVDARNGKLLWKNEELRFLCALHNCVYATKDTFASRTLVVLDIHSGTIIREFENENQQLDIITQDAEREQTYHYLQLPTVFSLNSIVSQERLHGLKKYFLSHRIIDEIEFFENDTFAIISYYENISESLLTPKLNQQLHIFNKQKSFKKVFSDLIAQNAIMVLHDSFYLKDNFLFFIKNKKVLTALNLYSPTT
- a CDS encoding N(4)-(beta-N-acetylglucosaminyl)-L-asparaginase is translated as MHSTTRRNFLKQTSFLAATSLLPSFSVTENSEEKKLHTRKPIVISSSNGIPAITKAMEIIQQGGDALGAVIAGVNIVEDDPNDTSVGLGGLPNENGIVELDAAVMHGPSHRAGAVASLRNIKNPSKVARLVLERTDHILLVGEGALNFAKAHGFQEENLLTERARQEWLQWKENMSTNDDWLPQHSIEEKNIGGNFAPYYRNYGTIHCSALDSFGNLSCVTTTSGLAYKISGRVGDSPIIGAGLYLDNEVGSAGSTGRGESNLFNCSSVMVVEWMRQGKSPEEACMRACQRIVDRNKEQRLLDEKGRYKHQVKFYAINKKGEYGSAGILKGGVFTLHDGKEAKNYDCAYLYD
- a CDS encoding PEGA domain-containing protein; protein product: MKYIFLTLFFLLESSFVFSQEQEAVLGGKGEQLQLYDNSWAILVGITSYNDASVSTRKFAVEDVKTLASLFSKLQFPKQNIIILQNEQATLLKIRESLNDLGKKIRSNDRFLLYWAGATETATEKGKEVGYLIPSDGRKKLLPTTSISLDEICRLSDNISAKHILVIIDNCMSGFPNLQVKIPPKISSTPIKTIISSRGFQVITAGRKNERHYESSILNQSIFSKAMKNAFWIGLLDVDKNGLITAEELYNYLVPSVSELAKQENFIVQHPVYATSALLDGQFIFPLKGLYYSLVIRDLPKKNTVKVNGKIISENKPSVKKAYESGTLTLEIESPGKKTFSEIVALNGDKTIVPKLDTLIEYSLDTNPIGANVKIDDENVGTTPFIKRLSVGLHRIEISKDGYLPLAFDVHISLGHTFDKKDLVKHTDITLTISELPDSSSVFLDGNVISKNKELHKQLLQKGIYTLEIHAPHYDVYSQTITLNEDETLIPEMKRLSEYHLETVPSGATVILDGKKVGQTPFQSTIISGTHTILLTKDLYDSLFFTTVVSADNHYDKKYLTVTTAIKATTQKDTSNRMKYENTFTDAQRMHIQEEFRGSTPITMLDIHVKPQTAKLFIDDRQYELENGNAIVSVQKGKHRIVVFNAGYEIYDGLVEIEEGKIKEITIVLESASTTMWWIYGGASAVIAGTVILLYKNIIEEKVVLDPYGNPPQFPPQP